A single window of Agromyces aureus DNA harbors:
- a CDS encoding carboxymuconolactone decarboxylase family protein, giving the protein MTTQTRIPPTELNGVFGGVVKVAARRMLGRVPDSMGVLAHHPALMRASMGIGRKVEALHELDGDLSTLAVMATDAHIGCSWCLDFNYYKSRNESLDVEKARQVPNWREATVFTPLERNVMEYAEAMSQTPPTVTDELSAALLDELGPAALIELTAKVAFQNMSARMNLALGIHSDGFADACEMPPLVERGAGSTSAGPTGAPSSVVGSTA; this is encoded by the coding sequence ATGACCACGCAGACCCGCATCCCGCCGACCGAGCTGAACGGAGTGTTCGGGGGTGTCGTGAAGGTCGCGGCACGCCGCATGCTCGGCAGAGTGCCCGACTCGATGGGCGTGCTCGCGCACCACCCCGCGCTGATGCGCGCGTCGATGGGCATCGGGCGCAAGGTCGAGGCGCTCCACGAGCTCGATGGCGATCTCTCCACGCTCGCCGTGATGGCGACGGACGCCCACATCGGCTGCAGCTGGTGCCTCGACTTCAACTACTACAAGTCGCGCAACGAGAGCCTCGACGTCGAGAAGGCGCGCCAGGTGCCGAACTGGCGCGAGGCCACGGTCTTCACCCCGCTCGAACGCAACGTGATGGAGTACGCCGAGGCGATGAGCCAGACCCCGCCGACCGTCACCGACGAGCTCTCGGCTGCACTGCTCGACGAACTCGGACCGGCCGCGCTCATCGAGCTCACGGCGAAGGTCGCGTTCCAGAACATGAGCGCGCGCATGAACCTCGCGCTGGGCATCCACTCCGACGGCTTCGCCGACGCGTGCGAGATGCCGCCGCTCGTCGAGCGGGGAGCCGGATCGACGAGCGCCGGGCCGACGGGTGCCCCGTCGTCAGTCGTAGGCTCGACGGCATGA
- a CDS encoding RNA polymerase sigma-70 factor — protein sequence MSRGSGADAAAEADADAFVVHRNLLFTVAYEMLGSAVDAEDVLQESWLRWNEVDRAQVRDQRAYLVRIVTRQALNQIRTQARRREQYVGEWLPEPLFTSPDVAADVELAESVSIAMLTVLETLGPAERAVFVLREVFDVPYDEIADAVGKTPAAVRQIAHRAKEHVAARRPRVTVDRAEQEEVVARFAAAVNSGDVQALMDVLAPDVVSVADGGGQVRGAAVRPIVGADKIARYLVGGIAKLGLPFVVRVVDVNGEPGIRAEIAGQLAGAVSVVVEGGRITRIFSFANPSKLEWLDAGSVLER from the coding sequence ATGAGCCGTGGCAGCGGTGCCGACGCGGCGGCGGAAGCCGACGCCGATGCGTTCGTCGTGCACCGCAATCTGCTCTTCACGGTCGCGTACGAGATGCTCGGGTCCGCCGTCGACGCCGAAGACGTGCTGCAGGAGTCGTGGCTGCGCTGGAACGAGGTCGACCGTGCACAGGTGCGCGACCAGCGCGCCTACCTCGTGCGCATCGTCACGCGTCAGGCGCTGAACCAGATCCGCACCCAGGCGAGACGTCGCGAGCAGTACGTCGGCGAGTGGCTGCCAGAGCCGCTGTTCACGAGTCCGGATGTCGCGGCCGACGTCGAGCTCGCCGAGAGCGTGTCGATCGCGATGCTGACCGTGCTCGAGACGCTGGGTCCGGCCGAACGCGCCGTGTTCGTGCTGCGCGAGGTGTTCGACGTTCCGTACGACGAGATCGCGGATGCCGTGGGCAAGACCCCGGCCGCGGTGCGCCAGATCGCGCATCGCGCCAAGGAGCACGTCGCGGCGAGGCGTCCGCGCGTCACCGTCGACCGGGCCGAGCAGGAGGAGGTCGTGGCGAGGTTCGCCGCCGCCGTGAACTCCGGCGACGTGCAGGCGCTCATGGACGTGCTCGCGCCCGACGTGGTCTCGGTCGCCGATGGCGGCGGGCAGGTGCGCGGAGCCGCGGTGCGGCCCATCGTCGGCGCAGACAAGATCGCGCGCTACCTCGTCGGCGGCATCGCGAAGCTCGGGCTTCCGTTCGTCGTGCGGGTCGTCGACGTGAACGGCGAGCCCGGCATCCGTGCCGAGATCGCGGGGCAGCTCGCGGGCGCCGTGAGCGTGGTCGTCGAGGGCGGACGCATCACGCGCATCTTCTCGTTCGCGAACCCGAGCAAGCTCGAATGGCTCGACGCGGGCTCCGTGCTCGAGCGGTAG
- a CDS encoding MarR family winged helix-turn-helix transcriptional regulator has translation MDAVDLPDEQAQLWYLIRRVAGLLDRTGDALFRRELDISLAQFLVLSVVDAHPGPLNQQAIADRLGLTKGTVSRQIEQAVAAGLMTAEASAKNRREKALGLTAAGTDLVRRGDALYTEARSTTLPAPDADELRATLRVLEQMNRALD, from the coding sequence ATGGACGCGGTCGATCTCCCCGACGAGCAGGCGCAGCTCTGGTACCTGATCCGCCGTGTGGCCGGGCTGCTCGACCGCACCGGCGACGCCCTGTTCCGCCGCGAACTCGACATCTCGCTCGCGCAGTTCCTCGTGCTGAGCGTCGTCGACGCGCACCCCGGTCCGCTGAACCAGCAGGCCATCGCCGACCGCCTCGGCCTCACGAAGGGCACCGTCAGCCGCCAGATCGAGCAGGCGGTCGCCGCGGGCCTCATGACCGCCGAGGCCAGTGCGAAGAACCGCCGCGAGAAGGCGCTCGGGCTTACGGCGGCAGGCACCGATCTCGTGCGGCGCGGCGATGCGCTCTACACCGAGGCGCGCAGCACGACGCTGCCGGCACCCGACGCCGACGAGCTCCGCGCCACCCTGCGGGTCCTCGAACAGATGAACCGCGCGCTCGACTGA
- a CDS encoding NAD(P)H-dependent oxidoreductase, with protein sequence MRIMFVFDHPYTLDASDNVPHRRSFTAAVAAAAIRGARLAGHEIDLVDLAADGFDPVMSRDDLVAWRLKSMVDPVVVDYQRRLLDADHLVFAFPVWWEAMPAATKGFLDRVLTKGVVFEEIAGAKGNPFRNLMPRLGGVTVLSIMTTPDAAYRWWFRDPLTKILFKGTFGKIGVKNLRWVNFASVTEKTPEQRERMLRETEARFAALRPVGRQERAHARV encoded by the coding sequence ATGCGGATCATGTTCGTCTTCGACCACCCCTACACCCTCGACGCGTCCGATAACGTGCCGCACCGACGAAGCTTCACGGCCGCCGTCGCCGCTGCCGCCATCCGCGGCGCACGCCTGGCGGGCCACGAGATCGACCTCGTCGACCTCGCCGCCGACGGCTTCGACCCGGTCATGAGCCGCGACGACCTCGTCGCCTGGCGTCTGAAGTCCATGGTCGACCCCGTGGTCGTCGACTATCAGCGACGGCTGCTCGACGCAGATCACCTGGTGTTCGCCTTCCCCGTCTGGTGGGAGGCGATGCCTGCCGCGACCAAGGGCTTCCTCGACCGCGTGCTCACCAAGGGCGTCGTCTTCGAGGAGATCGCCGGCGCGAAGGGCAATCCCTTCCGCAACCTCATGCCGCGGCTCGGGGGCGTCACCGTGCTGTCGATCATGACCACGCCCGATGCGGCCTACCGCTGGTGGTTCCGCGACCCGCTCACGAAGATCCTGTTCAAGGGCACCTTCGGCAAGATCGGCGTGAAGAATCTGCGCTGGGTCAACTTTGCGTCCGTCACCGAGAAGACCCCCGAACAGCGCGAGCGGATGCTGCGCGAGACCGAAGCGCGCTTCGCCGCCCTCCGCCCGGTCGGCCGGCAGGAGCGGGCGCACGCCCGCGTGTGA
- a CDS encoding NAD(P)/FAD-dependent oxidoreductase — translation MTVNGGVSFWLQQVGMPTPRPALPGDLDVDVAIVGAGYTGLWAAYYLKRDQPGIRVAVLERRFAGFGASGRNGGWLTNSVTGGREQYVKRHGRDAAIAQQVALNETVDEVIRVAGAEGIDADIRKGGELNVATTPAQLARLRGYAASEQTWPATDLELLDARQAADRVNVAGVLGATWHPHCARIHPAKLVLGLADAVERLGVAIYENTTVTEIRQGEARTEHGTVRAAHVLRATEGFTPDLHGEHRTWLPMNSSLIVTEPLAASVWNEIGWNERDTLGDMAHVYMYAQRTADDRIAFGGRGVPYRYGSRVDQDGRTQERTIASLGALLARFFPGAADAAIDHAWSGVLGVPRDWAATVGLDAATGLGWAGGYVGTGVTATNLAGRTLRDLVLGRDTELTRLPWVGHRARTWEVEPLRWLAVQGIYGAYHAADRAEQGGRSTTSPIAHLADLVAGR, via the coding sequence ATGACCGTCAACGGCGGCGTCTCGTTCTGGCTGCAGCAGGTCGGCATGCCGACCCCGCGACCGGCCCTGCCCGGCGACCTCGACGTCGACGTCGCGATCGTCGGTGCCGGGTACACCGGACTCTGGGCGGCCTACTACCTCAAGCGCGACCAGCCCGGCATCCGCGTTGCCGTGCTCGAACGCCGGTTCGCAGGCTTTGGCGCCTCTGGTCGCAACGGCGGCTGGCTGACCAACTCGGTCACGGGCGGCCGCGAGCAGTACGTGAAGCGGCACGGCCGCGACGCGGCGATCGCCCAGCAGGTCGCACTCAACGAGACCGTCGACGAGGTGATCAGGGTGGCGGGCGCCGAGGGCATCGACGCCGACATCCGCAAGGGCGGCGAACTGAACGTCGCGACCACTCCGGCGCAGCTCGCGCGGCTGCGGGGCTACGCCGCCTCGGAGCAGACGTGGCCCGCGACGGACCTCGAACTGCTCGATGCCCGACAGGCCGCCGATCGCGTGAACGTCGCCGGCGTGCTCGGCGCGACGTGGCACCCGCACTGCGCCCGCATCCACCCGGCCAAGCTCGTGCTCGGTCTCGCGGACGCCGTCGAACGACTCGGCGTGGCGATCTACGAGAACACGACCGTCACCGAAATCCGCCAGGGCGAAGCCCGCACCGAGCACGGCACCGTGCGCGCCGCCCACGTGCTGCGCGCGACCGAGGGGTTCACGCCCGATCTGCACGGCGAGCACCGGACGTGGCTGCCCATGAACTCGTCGCTCATCGTGACCGAGCCGCTCGCGGCATCCGTCTGGAACGAGATCGGCTGGAACGAGCGCGACACGCTCGGCGACATGGCGCATGTCTACATGTACGCGCAGCGCACCGCCGACGACCGCATCGCGTTCGGTGGTCGCGGCGTGCCCTACCGCTACGGCTCGCGCGTCGACCAGGACGGGCGCACCCAGGAGCGCACGATCGCGAGCCTCGGCGCGCTGCTCGCACGCTTCTTCCCCGGTGCAGCGGATGCCGCGATCGACCACGCCTGGTCGGGGGTGCTCGGCGTGCCGCGCGACTGGGCGGCCACCGTCGGCCTCGATGCGGCGACCGGCCTCGGCTGGGCCGGTGGATACGTCGGCACGGGCGTCACGGCGACGAACCTCGCCGGACGCACGTTGCGCGACCTCGTGCTCGGGCGCGACACCGAGCTCACCCGGCTGCCCTGGGTCGGCCACCGCGCCCGCACGTGGGAGGTCGAGCCGCTGCGCTGGCTCGCCGTGCAGGGCATCTACGGCGCCTACCATGCGGCCGATCGTGCCGAGCAGGGCGGCCGCTCGACCACGTCGCCGATCGCGCACCTCGCCGACCTCGTCGCCGGGCGCTGA
- a CDS encoding RidA family protein produces MTGPDRSGRPEAVLRRIPAEAEADALSADAVVVAGTVYSTVIPTDEHDELAGSTIESQAEQAIANLDAVLRSAGSDLASIAHLTIHLTDISRDRAGFNAVYREWFPSDRVPVRCAVGVAALARPGMLVELTAIAAVTAPSGR; encoded by the coding sequence ATGACCGGCCCCGACCGGAGCGGCCGACCCGAGGCCGTCCTCCGGCGGATCCCTGCCGAGGCCGAGGCCGACGCGCTCTCGGCCGATGCCGTCGTCGTGGCGGGCACGGTGTACTCGACGGTCATCCCGACCGACGAGCACGACGAACTCGCCGGTTCGACGATCGAATCGCAGGCCGAGCAGGCGATCGCGAATCTCGACGCCGTGCTCCGGTCGGCGGGGTCCGACCTCGCGTCGATCGCGCACCTCACGATCCACCTGACCGACATCTCACGAGACCGGGCCGGATTCAACGCGGTCTACCGCGAGTGGTTCCCCTCCGACCGCGTGCCGGTCCGGTGCGCGGTCGGGGTCGCCGCGCTCGCCCGCCCCGGCATGCTCGTCGAACTCACCGCGATCGCCGCGGTCACCGCTCCGTCGGGGCGGTGA
- a CDS encoding ABC transporter ATP-binding protein codes for MTESTPLLRVRDAEVTYKGRGRSAKLAVRGVSLDVHPGEIVGIVGESGCGKSSLARAMVGLQATSGGSIEFLGERVRPLPIRRRAASMIPLQMVFQDPNASLNPRRRVDEQIGEVIRGSRKAMRQAVPSKAEVDALVADALDRVGLDPALRRRYPHALSGGQRQRVAIAKVLAVDTKMIIADEPIASLDASSQKRVGALLRNLVDTMGIGMAIISHDLAVVASIADTMAVMRAGEFVEKGTAEQLWTHARQPYTRELLGAVPSLVSRAA; via the coding sequence ATGACTGAATCCACCCCCCTGCTGCGCGTTCGCGACGCAGAGGTGACCTACAAGGGCCGCGGGCGCTCGGCGAAGCTCGCCGTTCGCGGGGTGAGCCTCGACGTGCACCCCGGCGAGATCGTCGGCATCGTCGGCGAGTCCGGCTGCGGCAAGTCCTCGCTGGCGCGCGCCATGGTCGGCCTCCAGGCGACCTCGGGTGGCAGCATCGAGTTCCTCGGCGAGCGTGTGCGGCCCCTGCCGATCCGCCGTCGTGCCGCCTCGATGATCCCGCTGCAGATGGTGTTCCAGGATCCGAATGCGTCGCTCAACCCGCGGCGACGGGTCGACGAGCAGATCGGCGAGGTGATCCGGGGCAGCCGGAAGGCCATGCGCCAGGCGGTGCCCTCGAAGGCCGAGGTCGATGCGCTCGTCGCCGACGCGCTCGACCGGGTCGGCCTCGACCCCGCCCTGCGCCGCCGCTACCCGCATGCGCTGTCGGGCGGCCAGCGGCAGCGCGTCGCGATCGCGAAGGTGCTCGCCGTCGACACGAAGATGATCATCGCCGACGAGCCGATCGCCTCGCTCGACGCGTCGTCGCAGAAGCGGGTCGGCGCACTGCTGCGCAACCTCGTCGACACCATGGGCATCGGCATGGCGATCATCTCGCACGACCTCGCCGTCGTCGCCTCGATCGCGGACACGATGGCCGTGATGCGAGCGGGCGAGTTCGTCGAGAAGGGCACCGCCGAACAGCTGTGGACGCACGCGCGCCAGCCGTACACCCGGGAGCTCCTGGGCGCCGTTCCCTCGCTCGTGAGCAGGGCGGCATGA
- a CDS encoding ABC transporter ATP-binding protein — protein MSILEVTGLTVTRPDGLRLVDEVTFDVDRAEVVGIVGESGSGKTMTGMALLGLVPEPLTVGGSIRLNGRELATQSQRQWQRTRGREIAMVLQDPSSSLHPMLKLGEQLTDHLRSHLGMRPKAARARALELLEQVHLPDGEDILRRFPHQLSGGMKQRVAIAIALACEPAVLVADEVTTALDANIRVGILRLLDELRRTTGMGIMFITHDLAMLSSFADRVSVFRRGEIVEQASAAELFANPQHPYTHELLDAVPSIPWKMVDLEPVGSPAEGTLDDD, from the coding sequence GTGAGCATCCTCGAAGTCACCGGCCTCACGGTCACGCGTCCCGACGGCCTCCGACTCGTCGACGAGGTCACCTTCGACGTCGACCGCGCCGAAGTGGTCGGCATCGTCGGCGAGTCCGGGTCGGGAAAGACCATGACCGGCATGGCGCTGCTCGGACTCGTGCCCGAACCGCTCACGGTCGGCGGGTCGATCCGACTGAACGGTCGCGAACTCGCGACGCAGTCCCAGCGGCAGTGGCAGCGGACCCGTGGGCGCGAGATCGCCATGGTGCTGCAGGACCCGTCGTCTTCGCTGCATCCGATGCTGAAGCTCGGGGAGCAGCTCACCGATCACCTGCGAAGCCACCTCGGCATGCGCCCGAAGGCGGCCAGGGCCCGGGCGCTCGAGCTCCTCGAACAGGTGCACCTGCCCGACGGCGAGGACATCCTCCGCCGGTTCCCGCATCAGCTCTCGGGCGGCATGAAGCAGCGCGTCGCGATCGCGATCGCCCTCGCGTGCGAGCCGGCCGTCCTCGTGGCCGATGAGGTGACGACCGCGCTCGATGCGAACATCCGCGTCGGCATCCTGCGACTGCTCGACGAGCTGAGACGCACGACCGGCATGGGCATCATGTTCATCACGCACGACCTCGCCATGCTCTCCTCGTTCGCCGACCGCGTCAGCGTGTTCCGTCGGGGCGAGATCGTCGAACAGGCGAGCGCCGCCGAGCTGTTCGCCAACCCGCAGCACCCGTACACGCACGAACTGCTCGACGCCGTGCCGAGCATCCCCTGGAAGATGGTCGACCTGGAGCCCGTCGGCTCCCCCGCCGAAGGGACCCTCGACGATGACTGA
- a CDS encoding ABC transporter permease yields the protein MTKTDVVAAVRQATTSELRRRSRRVPAWMRRPGTIFAFAVLLMWLVVIALPFLRPYDPLATVGPALNPPSPDFLLGTDALGRDNLSRTLSGATVSIPNGIAIVLAAAAIGTTIGLIAGFFGGWVDEVLMRIADLVFAFPSIILAMAIAAALGPSVQNAVIAAAISWWPAYARAVRSIVLAMRESEFVLSNRLSGVGTFRSIVVDMLPAVLGSVLVLAMLDIGAAILFLAGLSFLGLGSVPPTPEWGSMISGAVQYFDEWWLAVAPGLAIVSVVLAFNLIGDALRDQLEPRLQEMTGEQL from the coding sequence ATGACCAAGACCGATGTCGTCGCCGCCGTGCGGCAGGCGACCACCTCCGAACTCAGGCGCCGTTCCCGACGCGTGCCCGCCTGGATGCGCCGGCCCGGCACGATCTTCGCCTTCGCCGTGCTCCTCATGTGGCTGGTGGTCATCGCGCTGCCGTTCCTGCGTCCGTACGACCCGCTGGCGACGGTCGGGCCGGCGCTGAATCCGCCGTCGCCCGACTTCCTCCTCGGCACCGACGCCCTGGGCCGCGACAACCTCAGCCGCACGCTCTCCGGTGCGACCGTGTCGATCCCGAACGGCATCGCGATCGTGCTCGCCGCCGCCGCGATCGGCACGACGATCGGCCTCATCGCCGGATTCTTCGGCGGATGGGTCGACGAGGTGCTCATGCGCATCGCCGACCTCGTGTTCGCGTTCCCGAGCATCATCCTCGCCATGGCGATCGCCGCGGCCCTCGGACCGAGCGTGCAGAACGCCGTGATCGCGGCCGCCATCAGCTGGTGGCCCGCCTACGCGCGAGCCGTCCGCTCGATCGTGCTGGCCATGCGCGAGTCCGAGTTCGTGCTGTCGAACCGTCTCTCGGGTGTCGGCACGTTCCGTTCGATCGTCGTCGACATGCTGCCCGCCGTGCTCGGCTCGGTCCTGGTCCTCGCGATGCTCGACATCGGGGCGGCGATCCTCTTCCTCGCCGGCCTGTCGTTCCTCGGGCTCGGCTCGGTTCCGCCGACGCCCGAGTGGGGATCGATGATCTCGGGTGCCGTGCAGTACTTCGACGAATGGTGGCTCGCGGTCGCACCCGGGCTCGCGATCGTGTCGGTCGTGCTCGCCTTCAACCTCATCGGCGACGCGCTGCGCGACCAGCTCGAGCCGCGACTGCAGGAGATGACGGGAGAACAACTGTGA
- a CDS encoding ABC transporter permease — translation MSAPSVDSVGVSADTPTGPPAGNGGSGYARFVLRRLVASVITLFGITIVSFGISVLVPVRAETVNLSQQALANPEVVAAFRAKFGLDLPIWEQYLRYLGGLLHGDLGLSQQTGNPVSADLANYAPATLELVVYATLMSLVAGVVFGIIAAAMRNRWPDHLARIVSLVGVSLPTYWLALVGSTFFFRQLGWLPGSGRLDATMMPPPRVTGFYTVDSLLAGQFDVFQSAVAHLVLPASILAISTLGMILRFTRSSVLDGLGTDAVKAAKVKGLPTHRVLMRYGVRMASSPIITVAALSFGFLLAATVYVEQIFSWGGMGQYAYRASTNLDLSAITGISVVVAVIFLLVNFLADLLASAFDPRIRLQ, via the coding sequence ATGTCAGCTCCCTCCGTCGACTCGGTCGGGGTGTCCGCGGACACCCCGACCGGGCCCCCGGCCGGCAATGGCGGCTCGGGCTACGCGCGGTTCGTACTGCGCCGACTCGTGGCATCCGTCATCACCCTGTTCGGGATCACGATCGTCTCGTTCGGCATCAGCGTGCTGGTGCCGGTGCGAGCCGAAACGGTCAACCTCAGCCAGCAGGCGCTCGCGAACCCCGAGGTGGTCGCCGCGTTCCGAGCGAAGTTCGGTCTCGACCTGCCCATCTGGGAGCAGTACCTGCGCTATCTCGGCGGGCTCCTGCACGGTGACCTCGGCCTCTCGCAGCAGACCGGCAATCCGGTCTCGGCCGACCTCGCGAACTACGCGCCCGCGACCCTCGAACTCGTCGTCTACGCGACGCTCATGTCGCTCGTGGCCGGTGTGGTCTTCGGCATCATCGCCGCCGCGATGCGAAACCGCTGGCCGGATCACCTCGCCCGCATCGTCTCGCTCGTCGGCGTGAGTCTGCCGACGTACTGGCTCGCGCTCGTCGGCTCCACCTTCTTCTTCCGCCAGCTCGGCTGGCTGCCCGGCAGCGGACGACTCGACGCCACGATGATGCCGCCGCCCCGGGTCACCGGGTTCTACACGGTCGACTCCCTGCTCGCCGGGCAGTTCGACGTCTTCCAGTCGGCCGTCGCCCACCTCGTGCTCCCCGCCTCGATCCTCGCGATCTCGACGCTCGGCATGATCCTGCGCTTCACGCGGAGCTCCGTGCTCGACGGTCTCGGCACCGACGCCGTGAAGGCGGCGAAGGTCAAGGGGCTGCCCACGCACCGGGTGCTCATGCGCTACGGCGTGCGCATGGCCTCGAGCCCGATCATCACCGTCGCGGCCCTCTCGTTCGGCTTCCTGCTGGCCGCGACCGTCTACGTGGAGCAGATCTTCTCGTGGGGCGGCATGGGCCAGTACGCCTATCGAGCCTCCACGAACCTCGACCTCTCGGCGATCACCGGTATCTCGGTCGTCGTCGCGGTGATCTTCCTCCTCGTCAATTTCCTCGCCGACCTGCTCGCGTCGGCATTCGATCCGAGGATCCGACTCCAATGA
- a CDS encoding ABC transporter substrate-binding protein yields the protein MNTKHSRRTAAAIAVAASGLLLVTACSSGDTAPAASSNPDVLVIDQSFTAQSIDPATIFQVTDAIVATGIYQTLVSYQGDDPTPQPLLASAYAVSDDGRSVTFTLDESATFANGEPVTGDDVVFSLKRLRNLKSSPSYLMDGLTVTAPDEHTVVVASENPASYIPSLLTSTATSIVEADAVRAAGGSDGDDAAETDGAAALFTSAENGVGSGPYQLESYDTNSQITLVSNPEWWGGDPAYERIVIRNVKNPQQQKSSVESGESQIALDIPGRVAEGISTDALEVNAYPSPEVLYLAMTMDPSSPTADPAVRDAIRLGLDYDALVQLAGPGTLRAAGIIPSNLIGSIPADEAIETDVETAKQMIEDAGATGSKITFDYANDYTRLAGIDYNIIAQAIQTQLGAIGLTVELNPTPTSTSLQRYIDGETQLALWSWPPDYGDPDNLLVFGPGALIGERVQWTADDAPDVVALGDTARTALGDGREPAYLAWNEAIVDQAPYAYLLEPTFTLVSSSAVGAKLDPMANLNLSQIAAN from the coding sequence ATGAACACCAAACACTCCCGGAGGACGGCGGCTGCAATCGCAGTCGCGGCCTCCGGACTCCTGCTCGTCACGGCCTGCTCTTCCGGCGACACCGCTCCCGCGGCCTCGTCGAACCCCGACGTGCTCGTCATCGACCAGTCGTTCACCGCGCAATCGATCGACCCCGCGACGATCTTCCAGGTGACCGACGCGATCGTCGCGACCGGCATCTACCAGACGCTCGTGTCCTACCAGGGCGACGACCCCACCCCACAGCCGCTGCTCGCCTCGGCGTACGCCGTGAGCGACGACGGGCGATCGGTCACGTTCACGCTCGACGAATCCGCGACGTTCGCCAATGGCGAGCCGGTGACCGGCGACGACGTCGTCTTCTCGCTCAAGCGCCTGCGCAACCTCAAGTCGAGCCCGTCGTACCTCATGGACGGCCTGACCGTCACGGCGCCCGACGAGCACACGGTGGTCGTGGCATCCGAGAACCCGGCCTCGTACATCCCGAGCCTGCTCACCTCGACGGCGACCTCCATCGTCGAAGCCGATGCGGTCCGCGCGGCGGGCGGCAGCGACGGAGACGACGCAGCCGAGACCGACGGCGCCGCGGCGCTGTTCACGTCGGCCGAGAACGGCGTGGGCAGCGGTCCGTACCAACTCGAGTCGTACGACACCAACTCGCAGATCACCCTCGTGAGCAACCCGGAGTGGTGGGGCGGCGACCCCGCCTACGAGCGCATCGTGATCCGCAACGTGAAGAACCCGCAGCAGCAGAAGTCGAGCGTCGAGTCGGGTGAGAGCCAGATCGCGCTCGACATCCCGGGGCGCGTCGCCGAGGGCATCTCCACCGATGCGCTCGAGGTGAACGCGTACCCCTCCCCCGAGGTGCTGTACCTCGCGATGACCATGGACCCCTCGTCGCCGACGGCGGATCCCGCAGTTCGGGACGCCATCCGGCTCGGCCTCGACTACGACGCGCTCGTGCAGCTCGCCGGTCCGGGCACGCTGCGAGCCGCCGGCATCATCCCGTCGAACCTGATCGGGTCGATCCCCGCCGACGAGGCGATCGAGACCGACGTCGAGACCGCGAAGCAGATGATCGAGGACGCCGGTGCCACGGGCTCGAAGATCACGTTCGACTACGCGAACGACTACACCAGGCTCGCCGGCATCGACTACAACATCATCGCGCAGGCCATTCAGACGCAGCTGGGCGCCATCGGCCTCACGGTGGAGCTGAACCCCACGCCGACCTCGACCTCGCTGCAGCGCTACATCGACGGCGAGACCCAGCTCGCCCTCTGGTCGTGGCCGCCGGACTACGGCGACCCCGACAACCTGCTCGTGTTCGGCCCCGGCGCCCTCATCGGCGAACGCGTGCAGTGGACCGCCGACGACGCCCCCGACGTGGTCGCCCTCGGCGACACCGCCCGCACCGCGCTCGGCGACGGCCGCGAACCCGCCTACCTGGCGTGGAACGAGGCGATCGTCGACCAGGCTCCCTACGCGTACCTGCTCGAGCCCACCTTCACCCTCGTCTCGTCGAGCGCCGTCGGTGCGAAACTCGATCCCATGGCGAACCTCAACCTGTCGCAGATCGCGGCGAACTAG
- a CDS encoding IclR family transcriptional regulator: MTNSTEVKAGTAPLSSNLKMLQLLDALADSSGPVGVSQLARQVGASRSIVHRQLVTLVAAGWLENLDNGTYALTLRAIRIGQAALRHAGLNARIAERIAAAAEALGEVVSLAAVDGDEIMVIERGVPTRGVRVTVSHGHRFPIIDSALGLVLTAYATPDDYRRLVGTGIELAEPAELESVRSHGYATVLDDEFDPIEVVAVPVGRAIGGVRYALSAHWPQGRTKVRDALSVLEPAARDLDDLISATNGLTSA, from the coding sequence ATGACCAACAGCACCGAGGTGAAAGCCGGCACCGCGCCGCTCTCATCGAACCTGAAGATGTTGCAGCTGCTCGACGCGCTCGCCGACAGTTCCGGTCCCGTCGGGGTGTCGCAGCTCGCCAGACAGGTCGGCGCGTCACGCTCGATCGTCCACCGGCAGCTCGTGACGCTCGTGGCCGCCGGCTGGCTCGAGAACCTCGACAACGGCACGTACGCGCTCACCCTCCGTGCGATCCGCATCGGGCAGGCCGCGCTCAGGCACGCGGGGCTCAACGCCCGCATCGCCGAGCGCATCGCCGCTGCGGCCGAGGCTCTCGGCGAGGTCGTCTCGCTCGCGGCCGTCGACGGCGACGAGATCATGGTGATCGAGCGCGGTGTGCCCACCCGCGGTGTCCGCGTCACCGTGAGCCACGGTCACCGGTTCCCGATCATCGACAGTGCGCTCGGCCTCGTGCTGACCGCGTACGCGACGCCCGACGACTATCGGCGTCTCGTCGGCACGGGCATCGAGCTCGCGGAACCGGCCGAGCTCGAATCGGTGCGATCGCACGGCTACGCGACGGTGCTCGACGACGAGTTCGACCCGATCGAGGTCGTCGCCGTCCCCGTCGGACGAGCGATCGGCGGCGTGCGCTACGCCCTCTCGGCCCACTGGCCCCAGGGTCGCACGAAGGTGCGCGACGCCCTGTCCGTGCTCGAACCCGCCGCTCGCGACCTCGACGACCTCATCTCGGCCACCAACGGCCTCACCTCAGCCTGA